The bacterium genome contains a region encoding:
- a CDS encoding DegT/DnrJ/EryC1/StrS family aminotransferase produces the protein MAGREVFDKEEMEAIVGVVKRGVFFRYGYPQEREGIYCVDDFEKSFASYAGARHALGVNSGSSSLKVALEALNLPKGKEVLTPCFTFVATIESIEEAGLKPVLCDIDKTFNISPQDIKRRITKDTVAIMPVHMMGAAADIKEIIDIAKENNLKVVEDTCQSTGASLEGKKLGTFGDFGCFSFDYAKVMTTGEGGILVTNSEELYKQADWYHDHGHTHMSDVPRGVEPRARKGFNYRMNELQGALGVVQLKKLNYIISKQRDNKRRIKNELQNIDGLEFRQLLDKDGDIATFLTILLPDKEKAEELKSKMIESNVTPATLNYWHFTANIEIAGGGSFPESEALLSRSVSIEIKTIMTEEEISKVASSIKENVK, from the coding sequence ATGGCTGGAAGAGAAGTTTTTGATAAAGAAGAGATGGAAGCAATTGTTGGTGTTGTAAAGAGAGGTGTGTTTTTTAGGTATGGCTACCCGCAAGAGAGAGAAGGAATTTATTGTGTTGACGATTTTGAAAAATCTTTTGCTTCGTATGCAGGAGCAAGGCATGCACTCGGAGTAAACTCAGGAAGTTCTTCATTAAAAGTAGCTCTTGAAGCATTAAATCTCCCCAAAGGTAAAGAAGTGCTTACCCCTTGCTTTACTTTTGTTGCAACAATAGAATCTATTGAAGAAGCAGGACTTAAACCTGTTTTATGTGACATAGACAAGACTTTTAATATTTCACCTCAAGATATAAAGAGAAGAATCACAAAAGATACTGTTGCTATAATGCCAGTTCATATGATGGGAGCAGCAGCAGATATAAAAGAGATTATTGATATAGCAAAAGAAAACAACTTAAAGGTTGTAGAAGACACTTGTCAAAGCACTGGCGCTTCTTTGGAAGGTAAAAAACTCGGAACATTTGGAGATTTTGGTTGTTTCAGTTTTGATTATGCCAAGGTTATGACAACAGGCGAAGGAGGCATACTTGTAACAAATAGTGAGGAACTGTATAAACAGGCAGACTGGTACCACGACCACGGACACACACATATGTCTGATGTTCCAAGAGGAGTAGAACCCAGAGCTCGAAAAGGTTTTAACTATAGAATGAACGAATTGCAAGGTGCTCTCGGCGTGGTGCAACTTAAAAAACTCAATTATATAATCTCTAAACAGAGGGATAATAAAAGAAGAATAAAAAATGAACTCCAAAATATAGATGGACTGGAATTTAGGCAGTTGCTCGATAAAGATGGAGATATAGCTACCTTCTTGACGATCTTGTTACCAGATAAAGAAAAAGCCGAAGAATTAAAAAGTAAAATGATAGAATCCAATGTTACTCCTGCAACCTTAAACTATTGGCATTTTACTGCCAATATAGAAATTGCAGGAGGAGGAAGTTTCCCTGAAAGCGAAGCCCTTCTTTCAAGAAGTGTTTCAATAGAAATAAAGACCATTATGACAGAAGAGGAAATATCGAAAGTAGCAAGTTCTATAAAAGAAAATGTTAAATAA